The Chryseobacterium geocarposphaerae genome window below encodes:
- a CDS encoding helix-turn-helix domain-containing protein → MLLRIAFLLGLTVFLCSFQVQAQNLGSSPYLLAHEKNSLVVPLTFFITGDSNNAPKITAKVVSLCSMGLLFVVLLLAYRVKEKGSSIIIKYISHLFQKQSDDKNVSLQDSQTTDLSSNPMRTIHSISAETYNAIIKKINKFEKSEKFLRKDINLTWLSNHLNTNTKYLSEVIKNHTGKNFNGYINGLRIRYIINKLTEIPVYRGYKISYLAEECGFASPQVFAIAFKKEMGMTPSHFIDQLKNEVHDAIP, encoded by the coding sequence TTGCTACTCCGCATAGCCTTCCTGTTAGGTTTAACAGTTTTTCTGTGTTCTTTTCAGGTACAGGCCCAGAATCTTGGCTCTTCCCCCTATCTTTTAGCGCATGAAAAGAATAGTCTAGTAGTTCCCTTAACTTTTTTTATTACCGGAGATTCTAATAATGCTCCTAAGATAACGGCTAAAGTGGTTAGCCTGTGCTCTATGGGGTTATTATTTGTTGTACTGCTTCTGGCCTATCGGGTGAAGGAAAAAGGTTCATCCATCATTATAAAATACATTTCTCATCTGTTTCAAAAACAAAGTGATGATAAGAATGTTTCTTTACAGGATTCCCAGACTACTGACCTTTCCAGCAATCCCATGAGAACGATTCATTCCATCTCTGCCGAAACCTATAATGCTATTATAAAAAAAATCAACAAATTCGAGAAATCTGAAAAGTTCTTAAGGAAAGACATCAATCTTACCTGGCTCTCCAATCACCTGAATACGAATACCAAATACCTTTCGGAAGTCATCAAAAACCATACGGGTAAAAACTTCAACGGGTATATCAACGGGCTCCGTATCCGGTATATTATTAATAAACTAACTGAAATACCAGTTTACAGGGGCTATAAAATCAGTTATCTCGCTGAGGAATGCGGGTTTGCCTCTCCACAGGTATTTGCGATCGCTTTTAAGAAAGAAATGGGCATGACTCCCTCTCATTTTATAGACCAGCTTAAGAATGAAGTGCATGACGCTATTCCATAA
- a CDS encoding AraC family transcriptional regulator, whose protein sequence is MRKYLCFFLFLFSSFMVWAQNTPAEVAIKDKLDKFSLTSNIDPKQKEARLLELKAESEKLGYDLGILISGNYLIKLYGRQYRYKEQLRLGDQLKKVAKNKKDTYGYISGIYQSTSLALGYLGLNDASLKDLKKAISYAETIEDRDTRLYQLSVCYENMALNYELKRGGDINLLRDSLLYTYKKSLEMAKQVSDNSEAIRKNVKYDHIAYTYMRLGMLYLEPEDTKENLESAEKYLLEGLKIHESKKYEIPADNRIMMLNQVSWLYLEKKEYHKSIDYAERALKLENVNKNPAHRVESFEFLADSYREIGDKEKSGFYMDKYTYLKDSLSLAEKKEADITMKKMVKEVNDENKQSSKKQWMITGILALIAGLITAILWRKKNKALRKKYEEMLVNLKNEKKDQVEETSEETDLDNTGEESNDDLQSVIDKNILSPDTEAKIQKKLTAFEKSEKYLKKDLTISSLAVQLNTNTKYLSEVIKNKKFQNFNHYINSLRINYIVHKLYNEPKYREYKISYLAEECGFASPQVFVIAFKKINGLPPSYFIQNLKEDKVNILISEDSLL, encoded by the coding sequence ATGAGAAAATATTTATGCTTCTTCCTTTTTCTCTTTTCCTCTTTTATGGTTTGGGCTCAAAATACCCCTGCCGAAGTTGCCATTAAAGATAAACTAGACAAATTTTCATTAACATCAAATATTGATCCTAAGCAAAAAGAAGCTCGATTACTTGAGCTAAAAGCAGAATCCGAAAAGCTGGGCTACGATCTTGGGATTCTGATTAGCGGCAATTACCTGATCAAACTATATGGAAGGCAATACCGATATAAGGAACAGCTTAGATTGGGAGATCAGCTGAAAAAAGTAGCCAAAAATAAAAAAGATACTTATGGATATATTTCTGGGATATACCAAAGTACTTCGCTTGCACTGGGATATTTAGGGCTGAATGATGCGAGCTTGAAAGATCTTAAAAAGGCAATCAGTTATGCAGAGACCATCGAAGATAGGGATACAAGGTTATATCAGCTATCTGTATGCTATGAGAATATGGCGTTAAATTATGAACTCAAGCGAGGTGGTGATATTAATTTGTTAAGGGATTCATTGCTATATACTTATAAGAAAAGTCTTGAAATGGCAAAACAGGTCAGTGATAACAGTGAGGCAATAAGAAAAAACGTGAAATATGATCATATTGCCTATACTTATATGCGTCTGGGAATGTTATATCTGGAACCTGAGGATACTAAAGAAAATTTAGAATCTGCGGAAAAATATCTTTTAGAAGGCTTAAAAATACATGAGAGTAAAAAATATGAGATTCCTGCAGACAATAGAATAATGATGCTGAACCAGGTAAGCTGGTTGTATCTGGAAAAAAAAGAATATCATAAATCTATTGATTACGCCGAACGTGCGCTGAAATTAGAAAATGTAAATAAAAATCCTGCTCACCGGGTAGAATCCTTTGAATTTCTTGCTGACTCCTATAGGGAAATAGGGGATAAGGAAAAATCAGGATTCTATATGGACAAATATACCTATCTTAAAGACAGTCTCTCTTTAGCGGAGAAAAAAGAAGCTGATATCACCATGAAAAAAATGGTAAAGGAGGTAAATGATGAAAACAAACAAAGCTCAAAGAAACAATGGATGATCACCGGAATTTTAGCGTTGATTGCCGGGCTTATTACTGCTATTCTGTGGAGAAAGAAAAATAAAGCACTTCGAAAAAAGTACGAAGAAATGTTGGTAAACCTGAAAAATGAGAAAAAGGATCAGGTTGAAGAAACAAGTGAAGAAACAGATCTGGACAATACAGGAGAAGAATCCAACGATGACTTGCAGTCTGTTATCGATAAGAATATACTTTCTCCTGATACGGAAGCAAAAATCCAGAAAAAATTAACAGCTTTTGAGAAATCGGAGAAATATCTTAAAAAAGATCTTACCATCAGCTCGTTGGCAGTTCAGTTAAACACCAATACCAAATATCTTTCGGAGGTTATTAAAAACAAAAAATTCCAGAATTTTAACCATTACATCAACAGTTTAAGAATTAATTATATTGTTCATAAGCTGTATAATGAACCCAAATACAGGGAATACAAGATCAGTTATCTCGCAGAGGAATGCGGGTTTGCCTCTCCACAGGTTTTTGTTATAGCTTTCAAAAAAATCAACGGGTTACCCCCTTCCTATTTTATACAGAATCTGAAAGAAGATAAGGTAAATATCCTGATATCTGAAGACAGTCTTTTATAA